A genome region from Longimicrobium sp. includes the following:
- a CDS encoding penicillin acylase family protein, whose amino-acid sequence MNRLLRSPVRHVLALLVLSACAGPAPRAPAPASAAQAGGELARWQAHAQAVTITRDDWGIAHVRGRTDADAVFGMMYAQAEDDFNRVERNFLVSLGRLAEAEGEAAVWQDVRQRLFIDHDTLRAQYATSPAWLRSLMDAWADGLNFYLHTHPQVAPRAIRRFEPWMALSFSEGSIGGDIERVSLRDLAAFYGTRRVAARQPVPDTGAFKEQGGSNGIAIAPGNTANGRALLLINPHTSFFFRAELHATSDEGLNAYGAATWGQFFIYQGFNDRLGWMHTSSGVDAVDEFLETVAERGGRHVYRYGGEERPVTTDTVAVSVRGADGAMGRRSFTVFRTHHGPVVREQDGRWVSVAMLNTPVQALSQSYLRTKARSLAEFRSALELRANSSNATVYADADGNIAYFHPQFIPRRDDRFDYTRPVDGSDPATDWRGLHPLDEAPGVVNPATGWIQNTNNTPYSVSGESSPRPERFARYMDTFGENARGLHAQQLLRGRRGWTLQGLIDAAYDSHMPGFDLVLPPLLRAYDALPAGDPRRARLAEPVAALRGWDRRWDVASVPTSLAMFYGTRLWGEHGGRAPGVAERGPTATTLHWAAATLTPEQHLEALVFAVERLEREFGSWRTPWGEINRFQRITGDVVHPFSDAGASIPVGFTHGHWGSLASFAAAPRNGSRRWYGTSGNSFVAAVEFGRDSVRARAVTAGGESGDPRSRHFNDQAERYATGRLRDVYFYPGQLRGHTERVYRPGE is encoded by the coding sequence ATGAACCGCCTCCTGAGGTCCCCCGTCCGGCACGTGCTCGCGCTCCTCGTGCTGAGCGCCTGCGCCGGCCCCGCCCCGCGCGCGCCGGCGCCCGCATCCGCCGCGCAGGCCGGCGGCGAGCTGGCGCGGTGGCAGGCGCACGCGCAGGCCGTCACCATCACGCGCGACGACTGGGGGATCGCCCACGTGCGCGGGCGCACCGACGCCGACGCGGTGTTCGGGATGATGTACGCCCAGGCGGAGGACGACTTCAACCGCGTGGAGCGCAACTTCCTGGTGTCGCTCGGGCGGCTGGCCGAGGCGGAGGGCGAGGCCGCGGTGTGGCAGGACGTTCGGCAGCGGCTCTTCATCGACCACGACACGCTGCGGGCCCAGTACGCCACCAGCCCGGCGTGGCTGCGGTCGCTGATGGACGCGTGGGCCGACGGGCTCAACTTCTACCTGCACACGCACCCGCAGGTCGCGCCGCGCGCCATCCGCCGGTTCGAGCCGTGGATGGCGCTCTCGTTCAGCGAGGGGAGCATCGGGGGCGACATCGAGCGGGTGTCGCTGCGCGACCTGGCCGCCTTCTACGGCACCCGGCGGGTGGCGGCCCGCCAGCCGGTGCCGGACACAGGCGCCTTCAAGGAGCAGGGCGGCTCCAACGGCATCGCCATCGCCCCGGGGAACACGGCGAACGGGCGCGCGCTCCTCCTCATCAATCCGCACACCTCGTTCTTCTTCCGCGCGGAGCTGCACGCCACCAGCGACGAGGGGCTGAACGCGTACGGGGCCGCCACCTGGGGGCAGTTCTTCATCTACCAGGGCTTCAACGACCGGCTGGGGTGGATGCACACCTCCAGCGGGGTAGATGCCGTCGACGAGTTCCTGGAGACGGTGGCGGAGCGCGGGGGCCGCCACGTCTACCGCTACGGCGGCGAGGAGCGGCCGGTGACGACGGACACCGTGGCCGTGTCGGTCCGTGGCGCGGACGGAGCGATGGGGCGGCGGAGCTTCACCGTGTTCCGCACGCACCACGGGCCGGTGGTGCGCGAGCAGGACGGACGCTGGGTGTCGGTGGCGATGCTGAACACGCCGGTGCAGGCGCTCAGCCAGAGCTACCTGCGCACCAAGGCCCGCTCGCTGGCGGAGTTCCGCAGCGCTCTGGAGCTGCGCGCCAACTCGTCGAACGCCACCGTGTACGCCGACGCGGACGGGAACATCGCCTACTTCCACCCGCAGTTCATCCCGCGCCGCGACGACCGCTTCGACTACACGCGGCCGGTGGACGGGAGCGACCCGGCCACCGACTGGCGCGGACTGCACCCCCTGGACGAGGCGCCCGGCGTGGTGAACCCCGCGACGGGGTGGATCCAGAACACCAACAACACGCCGTACTCCGTTTCCGGGGAAAGCTCCCCCCGCCCCGAGCGCTTCGCCCGCTACATGGACACCTTCGGCGAGAACGCGCGCGGCCTGCATGCCCAGCAACTGCTGCGCGGGCGGCGGGGGTGGACGCTGCAGGGGCTGATCGACGCGGCGTACGACTCGCACATGCCGGGTTTCGACCTGGTGCTGCCGCCGCTCCTGCGCGCGTACGACGCCCTGCCGGCGGGGGACCCGCGCCGGGCACGGCTCGCTGAGCCGGTGGCCGCCCTGCGCGGGTGGGACCGCCGCTGGGACGTCGCCTCCGTCCCCACTTCGCTCGCAATGTTCTACGGCACGCGGCTTTGGGGGGAGCACGGCGGCCGGGCGCCGGGCGTGGCGGAGCGCGGCCCCACGGCGACGACGCTGCACTGGGCCGCGGCGACCCTGACCCCGGAGCAGCACCTGGAGGCGCTGGTGTTCGCGGTGGAGCGGCTGGAGCGGGAGTTCGGCAGCTGGCGCACGCCGTGGGGGGAGATCAACCGCTTCCAGAGGATCACGGGGGACGTGGTGCACCCCTTCAGCGACGCGGGCGCCAGCATTCCGGTGGGGTTCACCCACGGGCACTGGGGCTCGCTCGCCTCCTTCGCCGCGGCACCGCGCAACGGCAGCCGGCGGTGGTACGGCACCAGCGGCAACAGCTTCGTCGCCGCGGTGGAGTTCGGGCGCGACTCGGTGAGGGCCCGGGCCGTCACCGCCGGCGGCGAGAGCGGCGACCCGCGCTCGCGGCACTTCAACGACCAGGCGGAGCGCTACGCCACTGGCCGCCTGCGCGACGTGTACTTCTACCCGGGGCAGCTGCGCGGGCACACGGAGCGCGTGTACCGCCCGGGGGAGTGA
- a CDS encoding zinc ribbon domain-containing protein produces the protein MSTTCPSCGTASAGRFCPDCGVALNATCRECQNPLPLGARFCNDCGVAVATPAVARSPKAMVPWALAGVSVAALALVLAFRPGDEPAAQPAAAAPAGPFAQSGAPAGDASSVDLSSMTPRQAADRLFNRVLSAEAGGDTTQARQFAPMAVQAYGQVPQDNDVRYHLSELYRVQGDAAAVKAQADAILAADPKHLFGLFAAGRAEAMGGNAAASRAFYKRFLDAYGGEVSRDLPEYRDHQQALPSMRAEAERLSAQ, from the coding sequence CCTGCCGCGAGTGCCAGAACCCGCTACCGCTGGGCGCCCGCTTCTGCAATGACTGCGGCGTCGCCGTCGCCACCCCGGCCGTGGCCCGGTCGCCCAAGGCGATGGTTCCCTGGGCGCTCGCTGGCGTGTCCGTCGCCGCGCTGGCGCTCGTGCTGGCGTTCCGCCCCGGCGACGAGCCCGCAGCACAGCCCGCCGCCGCGGCGCCGGCCGGCCCGTTCGCGCAGAGCGGCGCCCCGGCGGGAGATGCGTCGTCCGTGGACCTTTCCAGCATGACGCCGCGCCAGGCGGCGGACCGGCTCTTCAACCGGGTGCTGAGCGCCGAGGCCGGCGGCGATACCACCCAGGCGCGCCAGTTCGCGCCGATGGCCGTGCAGGCGTACGGGCAGGTACCGCAGGACAACGACGTGCGCTACCACCTGTCGGAGCTGTACCGCGTTCAGGGAGACGCGGCCGCGGTCAAGGCGCAGGCCGATGCAATCCTGGCCGCGGACCCCAAGCACCTGTTCGGCCTGTTCGCGGCCGGGCGCGCGGAGGCGATGGGCGGGAACGCCGCGGCGTCGCGCGCGTTCTACAAGCGGTTTTTGGATGCGTACGGCGGCGAGGTGTCGCGCGACCTTCCCGAGTACCGCGACCACCAGCAGGCGCTCCCCAGCATGCGCGCCGAGGCGGAACGGCTCAGCGCGCAGTAG